Part of the Triticum aestivum cultivar Chinese Spring chromosome 4D, IWGSC CS RefSeq v2.1, whole genome shotgun sequence genome is shown below.
TCCTCCCTCCCCTGCACTCCGGTCAACTTCCTCTTCGCACGACGACCTCCTCCCAACCCCACGCTCCGGCCGCCTTCCTCCCCGTGCTTCGGCCTCCTTCCTTCCCCGCCTCCGGTAGCCTTCCTCCCCGCGCTCCGGCCGCCTTCCTCGCCGcgctccggcctcctccctcccccgACTCCGGTCACCTTCCTCCCCGCGCTCCGGCCGCCTTCCTCCCTGAGATTCGCCCACCTTCCACCCCCGAGATCCCAGCGCCGGCGCCCAACCCCTCCGTCTGTGAGCTAGGGGACTGGGACGCCCTCCTCGCCGCGGCGTCATTGCTGGCCGTCAGCGGCGGAAGCGGGGTGGCGGCCGGGACCTTGTCGTGCTCATCTCCGACTACTGTAAAGGTATGCATGCACATTTGTACTTCACTCAACAAAAGACAGCAGGGATTGGTATTATGATTTGTGTGCTGATTGGTCCTGTGTGTTACTTTAATGTTGGACTGAGGAATCTGACATTAAAATGAATCATCTACAAGCTGGAACATGGAGCTTGCAGATTATCTTTGTTGTACTATGAACTTAGGCTCGTCTCTCTCTTGTACTTCAGTTATTCTTCAATTTTCAGTATTGGTGTAGTCTGTATGGTGAAGCATCGTGTACTTGTAACACTAATCAGTTCAGATCTCGAGAGAGGTAAGCTCAGAGAAAAAAATACAGAAGTTCAAAGTTGATAAAAGAGGATGTTATTTCTTTGTACTCGTAATTTGTTATTTCTTTGCAACCAGATGCGACAGACAGAGGCAAGATGCAAAGTGTGCTATTTGTTAGATGTTCAGTACAGATTTTTCTCTAAGAAAAAAGCAGCAAGAGGCAGCAGTTTTGAATGTGCTAGTTGTAAGTCACTTAGTTATTAGATGGTCATTTCAGATTTTTGTAGATGCAACAACTAGTTTGTTTTCTTGTGCTAGTTGAACTAGTCTTGGTTCAGATATTTCTCTCAGAAAAAAGTAGCAAGAGGCGGCAGTATTGAATGATCTTTGTTAGATGTTCTGTAAATATTATGGAATTTTCTGTGGGACACACCTGTACTGAAGTTGTTACCAACTAAAAGAAACTTCAACTTGTTTGAACATATACTGGTTAGGTTAATTATCATTACTATAGCTCTCTG
Proteins encoded:
- the LOC123098054 gene encoding proline-rich receptor-like protein kinase PERK2; the encoded protein is MNPAASLSPTPAPPLPRAGSCQTLHGGLLPPLHSGQLPLRTTTSSQPHAPAAFLPVLRPPSFPASGSLPPRAPAAFLAALRPPPSPDSGHLPPRAPAAFLPEIRPPSTPEIPAPAPNPSVCELGDWDALLAAASLLAVSGGSGVAAGTLSCSSPTTVKVQRQGSDCGVREGTSDSASISLQKFC